In Chondrinema litorale, one genomic interval encodes:
- a CDS encoding SDR family NAD(P)-dependent oxidoreductase produces the protein MKVTLITGASGGIGKAIAFEFAAKGHHLLLVARNKEKLSTICSELHVKFKIEAHYITADLCDKNSPQFIYEESKRRGLSINILVNNAGKGSSGEFYKNILDSELEIIQLNNASLVALSHYFVKDMIAKKSGYIINIASMIAFIPSPYMAVYAGSKHFLKTFTYSFAEECKPYNVKVMLFSPGLTTSNFMNTKENNNDWGKTLTANSNTQTPEEVANELMIAFGKEKVFHVSGSKNRFFVKMTGLMSQRFIAKTFGKQKRNQMGLK, from the coding sequence ATGAAAGTAACATTGATTACAGGAGCCTCAGGCGGTATAGGAAAAGCCATTGCCTTTGAATTTGCAGCAAAAGGACATCACCTTTTGCTGGTAGCAAGAAACAAAGAAAAACTATCCACTATTTGCTCTGAACTTCATGTAAAATTCAAAATAGAAGCACATTACATAACAGCAGATTTATGTGATAAAAATTCGCCACAATTCATTTATGAAGAAAGCAAAAGAAGAGGTTTATCCATTAATATATTGGTTAACAATGCAGGTAAGGGGTCTTCTGGCGAGTTTTATAAAAACATTTTAGATAGTGAGCTTGAGATTATCCAATTAAATAATGCCAGTTTGGTAGCGCTTTCTCACTATTTTGTAAAAGATATGATCGCTAAAAAGAGTGGATATATAATCAATATTGCATCTATGATTGCCTTTATCCCAAGTCCTTATATGGCAGTATATGCTGGTTCAAAGCATTTTTTGAAAACATTTACCTATTCTTTTGCTGAAGAATGTAAACCGTATAATGTAAAAGTAATGTTATTTAGCCCGGGGCTTACTACCTCCAATTTCATGAATACCAAAGAAAATAATAATGACTGGGGAAAAACTCTTACAGCAAACAGTAATACACAAACACCTGAAGAAGTTGCTAATGAATTAATGATTGCATTTGGAAAAGAAAAAGTGTTTCATGTATCTGGAAGTAAGAATAGATTTTTCGTGAAAATGACTGGATTAATGTCTCAGCGATTTATTGCCAAGACATTTGGAAAACAAAAGCGAAATCAGATGGGATTAAAATAA
- a CDS encoding FGGY family carbohydrate kinase, giving the protein MSSKEIFILTVDQSTSGTKAIVFNQDGELITKTTIPLQSYYPQVGYVEQSPIEIYQTVIEAVKTCTEQFEALYPNQTHNIVSCGITNQRETFVVWDENGEPLHQAIVWQCKRSIETCNRLHLQGLECEIKSRTGLKIDPYFSATKLIHLYENDACVREKIEAGNAYFGTVDTWLLYKLTNGGKYITDHTNACRTLFYNIFELKWDEFLLDKFNLSKLNLPEVCHSSCHFGVSDFEKIFDRPIPITGMIGDSHAAAFGEACYSEGTAKVTLGTGSSILWNTGNKPVSSNSGMVTTICWSIENRINYALEGVIVSCGATIEWLKKQLGILTDSIETESIAQSLESCEGVYIIPAFSGMGAPHWKMNWKASIHGLTFKSNKSHIVRAALESIPYQIKDVISVMEQEAQTSLKELKADGGITQNGFLMHFLTDLLGTKVVNIGITDVSAYGAALIAGLGAGIWQNIEDFPKNNKAQVFIPSEDTDSIKEAYVGWQKVISDVLV; this is encoded by the coding sequence ATGTCTTCTAAAGAAATATTTATATTGACTGTTGATCAAAGTACAAGCGGTACAAAAGCGATAGTTTTTAATCAAGATGGAGAACTGATCACAAAAACTACCATTCCGCTTCAATCTTATTATCCACAAGTGGGTTATGTAGAACAGTCTCCTATTGAGATATATCAAACAGTGATAGAAGCAGTAAAAACCTGTACTGAGCAGTTTGAAGCTTTATATCCAAATCAAACTCACAATATAGTGAGTTGTGGTATTACCAATCAGAGGGAAACTTTTGTGGTTTGGGATGAAAATGGTGAGCCACTGCATCAAGCCATTGTTTGGCAATGTAAGCGTTCTATCGAGACTTGTAATAGATTACATCTTCAAGGTTTAGAGTGTGAAATAAAATCACGAACTGGTTTAAAAATCGACCCTTATTTTTCGGCTACAAAACTGATTCATTTATACGAAAATGATGCTTGTGTGAGGGAGAAAATCGAAGCAGGTAATGCTTACTTCGGTACTGTAGATACTTGGTTACTTTATAAGCTTACTAATGGTGGAAAATACATTACAGACCATACCAATGCTTGTAGAACTTTATTCTACAATATTTTTGAGCTTAAGTGGGATGAGTTTTTATTAGACAAATTCAACCTAAGTAAATTAAATCTACCTGAGGTTTGCCATTCTTCGTGCCACTTCGGTGTATCCGATTTTGAAAAAATATTTGATCGCCCAATACCTATTACCGGAATGATTGGTGACTCACATGCTGCTGCGTTTGGTGAAGCTTGTTACTCAGAAGGGACAGCAAAAGTAACACTCGGAACAGGTTCTTCCATTTTATGGAATACGGGAAACAAACCTGTATCTTCTAATTCCGGAATGGTAACTACCATTTGTTGGAGCATAGAAAACCGCATCAATTACGCTTTAGAAGGAGTAATTGTAAGTTGTGGAGCCACCATCGAATGGTTAAAAAAGCAGTTGGGAATTTTAACAGATAGCATTGAAACAGAAAGTATTGCACAGTCTTTAGAAAGTTGCGAGGGTGTATACATAATCCCTGCATTTAGTGGCATGGGCGCACCACATTGGAAAATGAACTGGAAAGCTTCTATCCATGGACTTACTTTTAAGTCTAATAAATCGCATATCGTTCGAGCTGCTTTGGAGTCAATCCCCTATCAAATAAAGGATGTGATAAGTGTGATGGAGCAAGAGGCACAGACATCATTAAAAGAATTGAAAGCAGATGGCGGCATCACCCAAAATGGCTTTCTCATGCATTTTTTAACGGATTTGCTAGGTACCAAAGTTGTAAATATTGGCATTACAGATGTTTCGGCTTATGGTGCTGCGCTAATAGCTGGATTAGGTGCTGGCATTTGGCAAAACATAGAAGATTTCCCTAAAAACAACAAAGCCCAAGTTTTCATCCCTTCGGAAGATACCGATTCCATTAAAGAAGCGTACGTTGGATGGCAAAAGGTAATTAGTGATGTTTTGGTTTGA
- a CDS encoding ABC transporter permease yields MKEKLAQFKSIIALLLLCIVLSIMSDKFLTVDNAWNVMRQISVNICISVGMTLVILSGGIDLSVGSILALSSAIAAGLLKYGVEFQSMNLFIGFTLLGAVVTGTTVGSGLGVFNGFMITKFKVPPFVATLAMLTIARGLTMLWTGGYPITGLNPSFAFLGTGWFLGIPMPVWISAVIVGIAIIITNYTQLGRYIYAIGSNESAARLSGIKIKNVKVWVYTIAGALSAIGGLIVTARLDSAQPNAGLSYELDSIAAVVIGGTSLSGGCGTILGTVQGALIIGVLNNGLVLLNVSPFWQQVVKGMVILVAVILDKASRKDD; encoded by the coding sequence ATGAAAGAAAAATTAGCTCAATTTAAATCAATAATAGCCCTGCTGCTGCTTTGCATTGTGCTATCTATTATGTCAGACAAGTTTTTGACAGTGGATAACGCTTGGAATGTAATGCGGCAAATTTCCGTAAATATCTGTATCTCTGTAGGCATGACGCTAGTTATTTTATCTGGCGGAATTGATCTATCTGTTGGTTCTATATTGGCATTGAGTAGTGCCATTGCAGCAGGCCTTTTAAAGTATGGAGTCGAATTCCAATCGATGAATTTGTTTATAGGATTCACATTGTTGGGCGCTGTAGTTACTGGTACTACTGTAGGTAGTGGTTTGGGTGTTTTCAATGGATTTATGATTACAAAATTCAAAGTTCCTCCCTTTGTAGCAACATTAGCTATGCTTACCATTGCTCGCGGACTTACCATGCTTTGGACGGGCGGCTATCCGATAACGGGTTTAAATCCTAGTTTTGCTTTTTTAGGCACTGGCTGGTTTTTAGGTATCCCGATGCCTGTTTGGATTTCTGCTGTTATTGTAGGGATTGCCATCATTATAACAAACTACACGCAATTAGGTCGATATATTTATGCCATTGGAAGTAATGAAAGTGCAGCTCGTCTTTCAGGTATAAAAATTAAGAATGTAAAAGTTTGGGTGTATACGATTGCCGGAGCTTTGTCGGCTATTGGTGGGCTAATCGTTACTGCCCGTTTAGACTCTGCCCAACCCAATGCAGGTTTGAGTTACGAACTAGATTCTATTGCTGCTGTGGTAATTGGAGGTACTTCCCTATCTGGTGGTTGCGGAACAATTTTAGGCACTGTACAAGGTGCATTAATTATCGGTGTGCTCAACAATGGACTTGTGTTGCTCAATGTCTCTCCTTTTTGGCAACAAGTTGTAAAAGGCATGGTCATACTCGTAGCTGTTATTCTCGACAAAGCAAGTAGAAAAGACGATTGA
- a CDS encoding sugar ABC transporter ATP-binding protein: MTAEQPILTAQNITKKFAGTVALDQVNLEVYKGKVNVIVGENGAGKSTLMKILSGVYNTYEGKLFLDGEEVSFKTPREANDKGIAIIHQELNLIPYLSITENIFLGRELVNKFGFLDYETMHAQSREWLKKLDFNIDPKTKVSKLRIGEQQLIEIAKALSLNARVIIMDEPTSAISDSEVEILFRIIEDIKKKDVAILYISHKLDELFKIADRFIALRDGQMVGKIEDVSHVKKEDLIRFMVGRDIKNTFQRTKIPYGEEILRIEDLSFYKNLNTEDFWVQNVSLSVRKGEILGIFGLMGAGRTELFEAIFGLHPNRVTGKIYIEGKEVKINSVCDAIKAGLGLVPENRKKDGLVLQMNIAKNISMADTEQVVKSSFLNDVLECKLAKYYINKINIKTTSEKNITKNLSGGNQQKVVIGKWLATCPKVLFLDEPTRGIDVNAKNEIYHLIEQLAKEGLAVVVVSSELPEIMTISDRILVMSQSKIDTEFKSAEANEDAIMTAAIK, translated from the coding sequence ATGACCGCAGAACAGCCGATATTAACTGCCCAAAACATTACCAAAAAGTTCGCTGGAACAGTCGCTTTAGATCAGGTAAACCTCGAAGTGTATAAGGGGAAAGTAAATGTGATTGTAGGAGAAAACGGTGCAGGAAAATCTACATTGATGAAGATTCTCTCTGGAGTTTACAATACCTATGAAGGCAAATTATTTTTGGATGGAGAGGAAGTTAGTTTTAAAACTCCGCGAGAAGCAAACGACAAAGGCATTGCAATTATCCATCAAGAATTAAACCTTATCCCCTATTTAAGCATCACAGAAAACATCTTTTTAGGCCGTGAGCTAGTCAACAAATTTGGTTTTCTAGATTATGAGACCATGCATGCTCAATCTAGAGAATGGCTAAAAAAATTAGACTTTAATATCGATCCCAAGACAAAAGTGAGCAAACTTAGAATTGGTGAACAACAACTCATTGAAATTGCAAAAGCGCTTTCATTAAATGCCCGAGTTATTATTATGGATGAACCCACTTCGGCAATTTCAGATTCTGAGGTGGAAATCTTGTTTCGAATTATTGAAGACATTAAGAAGAAAGATGTCGCTATTTTATATATCTCCCATAAACTTGATGAATTATTCAAAATTGCAGATCGGTTTATTGCTCTTAGAGATGGGCAAATGGTGGGCAAAATCGAAGATGTATCTCATGTGAAAAAGGAAGATTTGATTCGCTTTATGGTAGGTAGAGATATCAAAAACACTTTTCAAAGAACAAAAATACCTTATGGGGAAGAAATTCTGAGAATTGAAGATTTGAGTTTTTACAAGAATCTGAATACCGAAGACTTTTGGGTGCAAAATGTTTCTCTAAGTGTTAGAAAAGGTGAAATACTCGGCATCTTTGGTTTAATGGGTGCAGGTCGCACAGAACTTTTCGAAGCTATATTTGGGCTGCATCCCAACAGAGTAACTGGTAAAATTTACATCGAAGGAAAAGAAGTGAAGATTAATTCTGTGTGTGATGCGATAAAAGCAGGCTTAGGTTTAGTGCCCGAAAATCGTAAAAAAGATGGGCTTGTACTGCAAATGAATATTGCTAAAAACATCAGCATGGCAGATACTGAACAAGTTGTAAAAAGTAGCTTTCTGAATGATGTACTTGAGTGTAAACTTGCGAAGTATTACATCAACAAAATCAATATAAAAACCACTTCTGAAAAGAACATCACTAAAAATTTAAGTGGTGGTAATCAACAAAAAGTAGTTATTGGAAAATGGTTAGCCACTTGCCCCAAAGTACTTTTTTTAGATGAGCCTACTCGCGGTATCGATGTAAATGCCAAAAACGAAATATATCATTTGATAGAGCAACTTGCCAAAGAGGGATTGGCTGTGGTTGTAGTTTCATCGGAACTACCTGAAATAATGACCATTTCAGATAGAATTTTAGTGATGAGTCAGTCTAAGATAGATACTGAATTTAAAAGTGCAGAAGCTAACGAAGATGCTATAATGACGGCTGCTATTAAATAA
- a CDS encoding DUF2291 family protein, with amino-acid sequence MIKRIKIAVGILLICLIAYNSVYFEALDEKKLSETKEDFSPKAFAQELMQTQINNVPALEASAYFAQLDSNFNSFTKEHGKTLGVSNYRYFMLEGKGKVLAIEDENVRLDIEGLDSQSILLATDFIFGNTLRDASGLVSISDYANTMDFNNISVEMNHIVKNEIIPPFMKQVSEGQSVNFKGALRLNIEEKQTDELRVIPISLAITSNNP; translated from the coding sequence ATGATTAAAAGAATCAAAATCGCTGTTGGTATCTTATTGATATGCTTAATTGCTTACAATTCTGTGTACTTCGAAGCATTGGATGAAAAGAAATTGTCAGAAACAAAAGAGGACTTTTCACCCAAAGCTTTTGCCCAAGAATTAATGCAAACTCAAATTAATAATGTGCCTGCATTAGAAGCTTCAGCATATTTTGCTCAACTCGATTCCAACTTTAATTCATTTACGAAAGAACATGGAAAAACACTTGGCGTGAGTAATTATCGATACTTTATGCTCGAAGGCAAAGGAAAAGTGTTAGCCATTGAAGATGAAAATGTGCGATTAGACATTGAAGGTTTAGACAGCCAAAGCATTCTTCTAGCCACTGATTTTATTTTTGGAAATACCCTTCGAGATGCTTCTGGTTTGGTAAGTATTAGCGATTATGCGAATACAATGGATTTTAACAATATCTCAGTCGAGATGAATCACATAGTAAAAAATGAGATCATTCCTCCTTTTATGAAACAGGTTTCAGAAGGGCAATCGGTCAATTTTAAAGGGGCACTCAGATTAAATATCGAAGAAAAACAAACTGATGAACTTCGTGTAATCCCCATTTCATTAGCAATCACTTCTAATAATCCTTAA
- a CDS encoding D-ribose ABC transporter substrate-binding protein, with the protein MLISCSQSRKESEGNKKIAVVISTLNNPWFVVLGEAAAKRARELGYETTIFDSQNNTAKEAEHFENVISAGYSAILFNPTDTEGSVSNVKRAKEAGIPTFCMDREINSLDLAATQIMSDNFSGCVELGQYFVRKLNKKGKYVELLGLVGDNNTWNRSKGFHSVVDNFPEIEMVAQQSADFDRNKAMEVLESILQSHPNIDAVFCGNDAMAMGAYQALLAAGKAESIMIFGFDGADDVLQAINDNKIEATAMQSPKLMAQKAAEFADQYIKGNKDFEKKIPIAVEVVTQNNIEKFAIK; encoded by the coding sequence ATGCTTATTTCCTGTTCCCAGTCTCGAAAAGAGTCTGAGGGGAATAAGAAAATAGCCGTTGTCATTTCAACACTCAATAACCCTTGGTTTGTGGTTTTGGGAGAAGCTGCTGCAAAACGAGCGCGTGAACTTGGTTACGAAACCACCATTTTCGATTCACAAAATAACACCGCCAAAGAAGCTGAACATTTTGAGAATGTAATTTCGGCTGGTTATTCTGCCATCCTTTTTAACCCAACAGATACAGAAGGTTCGGTCTCTAATGTAAAGCGTGCAAAGGAAGCAGGCATTCCAACATTCTGTATGGATAGAGAGATTAACTCATTGGATTTGGCTGCAACCCAAATTATGTCTGATAATTTTTCTGGCTGTGTAGAACTGGGACAATACTTTGTGAGAAAGCTGAATAAAAAAGGCAAGTATGTGGAATTACTGGGTTTGGTTGGCGACAACAACACATGGAATCGCTCAAAAGGTTTTCACAGTGTGGTAGATAACTTCCCAGAAATTGAAATGGTGGCACAACAAAGTGCAGATTTCGACCGCAACAAAGCAATGGAAGTGTTGGAATCTATCTTACAATCTCATCCAAATATTGATGCTGTATTTTGTGGAAACGATGCCATGGCAATGGGTGCTTATCAAGCTTTGTTGGCTGCTGGTAAAGCCGAAAGTATTATGATTTTCGGTTTTGATGGTGCAGATGATGTTCTTCAAGCGATTAACGATAACAAGATAGAAGCGACAGCCATGCAATCGCCAAAACTTATGGCTCAAAAAGCCGCAGAATTTGCAGACCAATACATCAAAGGAAATAAGGATTTTGAAAAGAAAATTCCTATTGCAGTCGAAGTAGTTACGCAAAACAACATAGAGAAATTTGCTATAAAATGA
- a CDS encoding transketolase family protein translates to MEQGIPNLVAFAETMEALAAKDKNILAVTSDSRGSGKLVNFGKLYPKQIVEVGIAEQNLVGMSAGLASTGKKVFAVSPSCFLTARSLEQIKNDVCYSDNPVNLIGISAGVSYGALGSTHHSLHDIAVLRAINNIHIIVPADNFETIEAIQFAVQVDKPVFIRFGKRPMYHLHNSNTKFELGKGITLKNGNDLAFIATGETVYHAYKAAEQLEKEGIKCTVVSMHSIKPFDEQLLLEVADRCQSMVTVEEHCINGGLGELCASILMQYGKKLAFKIVGIPDEYTVTGSQIDIFNHYGISEEGLYKVGKALVEENISV, encoded by the coding sequence ATGGAACAAGGAATCCCAAACTTGGTTGCCTTTGCCGAAACAATGGAAGCTCTGGCAGCTAAAGACAAAAACATATTAGCAGTTACCAGTGATTCTCGCGGCTCTGGTAAACTGGTAAATTTTGGAAAGTTATATCCAAAGCAAATTGTGGAAGTGGGTATTGCAGAGCAAAATCTGGTCGGTATGTCTGCCGGATTGGCTTCTACTGGCAAAAAAGTATTTGCCGTTTCTCCTTCTTGCTTTCTTACTGCTCGATCGTTGGAACAGATCAAAAACGATGTTTGCTACTCAGACAATCCAGTTAATTTAATAGGTATAAGTGCTGGCGTGAGCTATGGTGCTTTAGGCTCAACTCATCATTCTTTACACGATATCGCCGTGCTTAGAGCTATCAATAACATTCATATTATTGTTCCGGCAGATAATTTTGAAACAATAGAAGCAATTCAATTTGCTGTGCAGGTAGACAAACCTGTATTTATCCGCTTTGGTAAACGGCCCATGTATCATCTGCATAATAGTAATACCAAGTTTGAATTGGGCAAAGGAATTACTTTGAAGAATGGTAACGATTTGGCATTTATCGCAACTGGCGAAACTGTTTACCATGCTTACAAAGCCGCCGAACAATTAGAGAAAGAAGGTATAAAATGCACTGTGGTGAGCATGCATTCCATTAAACCTTTCGATGAGCAATTGCTCTTAGAAGTTGCTGACCGTTGCCAGTCTATGGTAACAGTTGAAGAGCATTGTATCAATGGTGGTTTAGGTGAACTATGTGCAAGTATTTTGATGCAGTATGGGAAAAAACTCGCTTTTAAAATTGTAGGTATTCCAGACGAATACACTGTTACAGGCTCTCAGATCGATATTTTTAATCATTATGGAATCTCAGAAGAAGGATTGTATAAAGTAGGTAAAGCATTAGTCGAAGAAAATATTAGTGTATAA
- a CDS encoding transketolase: MLTIELEKKSVAYRKKILYYIKKANAGHTGGSLSCIDILNVLYNNVLNVNPETINSPDRDRYVQSKGHSVEALYVVLADKGFFPESDLETLCQYKSHYVGHPTRKVNGIEQNTGGLGHGLAMSAGMAMSAKMDNKDYRVFTLLGDGELAEGSNWEAAMLISHYKLDNLTAIIDRNTLQITDRTSNVLSNEPLAEKFAAFGWAVKEVDGHDLAALSTILNKGAFEKGKPNLVIANTTKGKGISYMEDVLKWHHGVPSDEQYQLALKELAEKELLLKVK, encoded by the coding sequence ATGTTGACAATCGAATTAGAAAAGAAATCTGTAGCATACAGAAAAAAAATATTATATTATATAAAGAAAGCAAATGCAGGTCATACTGGTGGAAGTCTTTCGTGTATCGACATTCTAAACGTATTGTATAACAACGTGTTAAATGTTAATCCTGAGACCATAAATTCACCAGATCGGGATCGTTATGTGCAAAGTAAAGGTCATTCGGTAGAAGCACTTTATGTTGTGTTGGCAGATAAAGGCTTCTTTCCAGAGTCTGATCTGGAAACGCTTTGTCAATACAAATCTCATTATGTTGGGCATCCTACACGCAAGGTTAATGGTATAGAACAAAACACTGGTGGTTTGGGTCATGGTTTGGCAATGAGTGCTGGCATGGCAATGAGTGCTAAAATGGATAATAAAGATTACCGAGTATTTACCCTTCTTGGTGATGGAGAATTGGCAGAAGGGTCTAATTGGGAAGCCGCTATGTTAATTTCTCACTATAAGTTGGATAATTTAACCGCTATTATCGACCGAAATACATTGCAGATAACAGACCGCACATCAAATGTGTTAAGTAATGAGCCATTGGCGGAAAAGTTTGCAGCTTTTGGTTGGGCAGTAAAAGAAGTGGATGGACATGATTTAGCAGCACTTTCAACCATATTAAATAAAGGAGCATTTGAAAAAGGCAAACCCAATTTGGTAATTGCCAATACCACTAAAGGAAAAGGTATTTCTTATATGGAAGATGTTTTAAAATGGCATCATGGAGTACCAAGCGATGAACAATATCAACTAGCGCTAAAAGAATTAGCAGAAAAAGAATTATTGCTAAAAGTAAAGTGA
- a CDS encoding L-fucose/L-arabinose isomerase family protein has product MKKTTLGVIVGNRDFFPDILVTEARKDLEILAEKMNLNLIIPNENETKLGGVETYQDAKKCAALFKSHADEIDGILVCLPNFGDEKGVADVIRLSGLKLPILIQGYPDEINKMHVARRRDAFCGKISVCNNLRQYGIPYTITHKHVVHPTDESFHKDLVQFLGVCKVVKGLKNLRIGAVGARPSAFKTVRYSEKILEHNGISITTIDLSEILGNANKLTAKDQKVIDKLESIKAYSPTGKTPEDKLVQMAKLGVVLSDFIEENALDATAIQCWTSVQSNFGCNVCTNMSMMSDQLMPSACEVDVTGTLTMYAMQLASGTPSALVDWNNNYAEDENKCVLFHCGNWAKSFLPDIRISTAPILGTTVGVENTYGALEGRTPAGPLTYGRVSTSDLDGKMRAYFGEGMLTNDELNTFGNRAVAKVPKLQSLMRYICNNGFEHHAVMNASHTASILKEALGKYLNWDVYYHDEKIED; this is encoded by the coding sequence ATGAAAAAAACAACACTAGGAGTAATAGTGGGTAATCGTGATTTTTTTCCAGATATTTTGGTGACAGAGGCAAGAAAAGACTTGGAAATTCTGGCTGAAAAAATGAACCTTAACCTCATTATTCCAAATGAAAATGAAACAAAACTCGGAGGAGTAGAAACTTATCAGGATGCGAAAAAGTGCGCTGCGCTGTTTAAATCCCATGCTGATGAAATCGATGGAATCCTTGTATGCTTACCGAACTTTGGCGACGAAAAAGGTGTAGCAGATGTAATTCGACTATCAGGTTTAAAACTTCCCATCCTTATTCAAGGATATCCCGATGAGATTAATAAAATGCATGTCGCCAGAAGGCGTGATGCTTTTTGTGGTAAGATTTCAGTATGTAATAATCTCAGGCAGTATGGCATTCCTTACACCATTACACACAAACATGTAGTTCATCCCACAGATGAAAGCTTTCACAAAGATTTAGTGCAATTTTTAGGTGTTTGTAAAGTCGTAAAAGGCTTAAAAAATTTACGTATTGGCGCTGTAGGAGCTAGACCAAGTGCATTTAAAACAGTACGATACAGCGAAAAAATTCTAGAACACAATGGTATCTCCATCACTACAATAGACCTTTCTGAAATATTAGGCAATGCCAACAAGTTGACTGCAAAAGATCAGAAAGTAATAGATAAACTGGAAAGTATAAAAGCTTACTCTCCTACTGGTAAAACTCCCGAAGACAAACTTGTCCAAATGGCAAAGCTCGGTGTAGTTCTTTCTGATTTTATAGAAGAAAATGCCCTTGATGCAACAGCAATTCAGTGCTGGACCTCGGTACAATCTAACTTTGGTTGTAATGTTTGCACCAACATGAGTATGATGAGCGATCAATTGATGCCGAGTGCTTGCGAGGTTGATGTTACTGGAACGCTCACGATGTATGCCATGCAACTCGCTTCTGGCACACCTAGTGCGCTGGTAGATTGGAATAATAACTATGCGGAAGACGAAAATAAATGTGTGCTTTTCCATTGCGGAAACTGGGCAAAATCATTCTTACCAGATATTAGAATAAGTACCGCTCCTATTTTAGGCACAACCGTAGGCGTAGAAAATACTTATGGTGCTTTAGAAGGCCGTACTCCTGCCGGACCTCTAACCTATGGCAGAGTTAGTACCTCAGATTTAGATGGCAAAATGAGAGCCTATTTTGGTGAAGGCATGCTCACAAACGACGAGTTAAATACTTTTGGCAACAGAGCTGTAGCTAAAGTACCAAAGCTGCAAAGCTTAATGCGATATATATGTAACAATGGTTTTGAACACCATGCTGTAATGAATGCTTCTCATACCGCTAGTATTCTTAAAGAAGCCCTAGGTAAATACCTTAATTGGGATGTTTACTATCATGATGAGAAAATCGAAGATTAA